A part of Microbacterium atlanticum genomic DNA contains:
- a CDS encoding S9 family peptidase: MTTTRTLPYGSWPSPITAAAVSAASPRIEGARFVGADHAHEVWWGESVAEERGRSAVRRRTAAGSVEDVLPAPWSARSRVHEYGGGGWTADDDGVLYFVEKADQRVRRLVRGSAPQALTPAGGDVRYGGLSLQGGRLLAIRETHRPDRPPLRDIVEIPADGSAATDATRVQSIATDSAFVAHPALSPDGRHLAWIAWDHPHMAWDRAELRVGLLEDGAVAEWTTVAGGDSSPLQPVWLGDSDLLFSDDPSGRWNLWRMHLSADLRRTPFAPADADTGGALWVLGTRWFAPLDDGRIVAVRTNGSDELVVLDAEGGAHGVPVDAVTRVSIEDVRGSRVLVSGAGSRGPGLWELDVDRPEASRLVVGGESVWGDEWMPRSRAVTFAGPHGPVHAFDYPPRNPDARGPQKERPPYVVFVHGGPTDHVGGAASGKIAYLTSRGIGVLDVNYGGSTGYGRAYRERLRGQWGVVDVDDVIAAARGLADAGAADPKRLAVAGGSAGGWTVLCALTTSDVFGAGISRYGVADLRRLAEDTHDFEARYLDGMVGPLPEAEHLYIERSPLSHLDRLRTPLLIEQGLDDLVVPPSQTEAVRDALAANGAAHAYLAFEGEGHGFRGAETLVRTLEAEVAFLGQIFGFRTPGIPPLDLA; this comes from the coding sequence GTGACCACCACCCGCACTCTCCCCTATGGCAGCTGGCCCTCCCCGATCACCGCCGCGGCGGTGTCGGCCGCTTCGCCTCGCATCGAGGGCGCCCGCTTCGTCGGCGCGGACCACGCCCACGAGGTGTGGTGGGGGGAGTCGGTGGCCGAGGAGCGCGGGCGGTCCGCGGTGCGACGGCGCACGGCGGCCGGGTCCGTCGAGGACGTCCTGCCCGCGCCGTGGAGCGCGCGCTCACGCGTGCACGAGTACGGCGGCGGCGGGTGGACCGCCGACGACGACGGGGTGCTGTACTTCGTGGAGAAGGCCGACCAGCGCGTGCGGCGCCTGGTGCGCGGGTCCGCACCGCAGGCGCTCACGCCGGCGGGGGGAGACGTGCGCTACGGCGGGCTGAGTTTGCAGGGCGGGCGACTGCTCGCGATCCGGGAGACCCACCGTCCGGATCGCCCGCCGCTGCGCGACATCGTCGAGATCCCCGCCGACGGTTCCGCGGCGACGGATGCCACCCGCGTGCAATCCATCGCGACCGACAGCGCTTTCGTGGCCCACCCCGCCCTCTCCCCCGACGGGCGACACCTGGCGTGGATCGCGTGGGATCACCCGCACATGGCGTGGGATCGCGCCGAGCTGCGCGTCGGCCTCCTCGAGGACGGCGCGGTCGCCGAGTGGACGACCGTCGCCGGCGGCGACTCGTCTCCGCTGCAGCCGGTCTGGCTCGGCGACAGCGACCTCCTCTTCTCCGACGACCCGTCCGGACGCTGGAACCTCTGGCGGATGCATCTCAGCGCCGATCTCCGGCGCACGCCGTTCGCGCCCGCCGACGCCGACACGGGTGGCGCGCTGTGGGTGCTCGGCACCCGCTGGTTCGCGCCGCTCGACGACGGGCGTATCGTGGCCGTCCGCACGAACGGGTCGGATGAGCTCGTCGTGCTGGACGCGGAGGGTGGAGCGCACGGCGTTCCGGTGGACGCCGTGACGCGCGTGTCGATCGAGGATGTCCGCGGCAGCCGCGTGCTGGTCTCCGGCGCGGGATCGCGCGGGCCGGGGCTGTGGGAGCTCGACGTCGACCGCCCCGAGGCGTCGCGACTGGTCGTCGGCGGCGAGTCGGTGTGGGGTGACGAGTGGATGCCGCGCTCCCGCGCCGTCACGTTCGCCGGCCCGCACGGCCCCGTGCACGCGTTCGACTACCCGCCCCGCAACCCGGACGCGCGCGGTCCGCAGAAGGAGCGCCCCCCGTACGTCGTCTTCGTCCACGGCGGGCCGACGGACCACGTCGGCGGCGCGGCATCCGGGAAGATCGCGTACCTGACCAGCCGCGGCATCGGCGTGCTGGACGTCAACTACGGCGGCTCCACCGGCTACGGCCGCGCGTATCGCGAGCGCCTGCGCGGTCAGTGGGGCGTCGTCGACGTGGACGACGTCATCGCCGCGGCCCGGGGTCTCGCCGACGCCGGCGCGGCGGATCCGAAGCGGCTGGCCGTCGCCGGGGGCTCCGCCGGCGGGTGGACGGTGCTCTGCGCGCTCACGACCTCCGACGTCTTCGGGGCGGGGATCAGCCGGTACGGCGTGGCCGACCTGCGCCGCCTCGCGGAGGACACCCACGACTTCGAGGCGCGGTACCTCGACGGCATGGTGGGGCCGCTTCCCGAGGCCGAGCACCTGTACATCGAGCGGTCGCCGCTGTCGCACCTCGACCGGCTGCGCACGCCCCTGCTCATCGAGCAGGGCCTGGACGATCTCGTCGTGCCGCCGTCGCAGACGGAGGCGGTTCGCGACGCTCTCGCCGCGAACGGCGCCGCCCACGCCTACCTCGCCTTCGAGGGCGAGGGCCACGGCTTCCGCGGCGCCGAGACCCTGGTGCGCACCCTCGAGGCCGAGGTCGCCTTCCTCGGGCAGATCTTCGGCTTCCGCACGCCCGGCATCCCGCCCCTCGATCTGGCCTGA
- a CDS encoding methylenetetrahydrofolate reductase: MPIDLSTPGVPVSFEVYPPRSDAGFAALHETIRHLAAVDPRFISVTYGAGGSTGGRSLELLIHILRETHVQPLAHLTCVGNSYAGATSLIREFLDAGITSFLALRGDPPAGSSEGDAFLGDLESAAQLVQLIDCVQAARAPYTEAPVPGVPGAVRVAERPQVDIAVAAFPNGHPRARHAASDIDALLAKQAAGATLAITQLFFHAADYLGFVQRARRAGVTIPILPGIMPITSPARLRRVLELTGEQLPAELAVALEVEPTAEGQRAVGVAHAAQLVRDVVDGGAPGVHLYAFNSHDTVLDVLTRAGLLDPVPRMSRPVH; encoded by the coding sequence ATGCCGATCGATCTCAGCACCCCCGGCGTGCCGGTCTCGTTCGAGGTGTACCCGCCGCGCTCCGACGCGGGCTTCGCCGCACTGCACGAGACGATCCGCCACCTCGCCGCCGTCGACCCTCGCTTCATCTCGGTCACCTACGGCGCGGGGGGCTCCACCGGCGGCCGATCCCTCGAGCTGCTGATCCACATCCTGCGCGAGACGCACGTCCAGCCCCTCGCCCACCTGACGTGCGTGGGCAACAGCTACGCCGGTGCGACGTCGCTCATCCGCGAGTTCCTCGACGCCGGGATCACCAGCTTCCTCGCCCTCCGCGGCGATCCGCCCGCCGGATCTTCGGAGGGCGACGCGTTCCTGGGCGACCTGGAGTCGGCGGCGCAGCTCGTTCAGCTGATCGATTGCGTGCAGGCCGCGCGCGCCCCCTACACCGAGGCGCCGGTTCCGGGCGTCCCCGGGGCGGTACGCGTCGCGGAGCGGCCGCAGGTCGACATCGCAGTCGCCGCGTTCCCCAACGGCCACCCGCGCGCCCGGCATGCCGCCAGCGACATCGATGCGCTGCTGGCGAAGCAGGCGGCCGGCGCCACCCTCGCCATCACCCAGCTGTTCTTCCACGCCGCGGACTATCTCGGCTTCGTGCAGCGCGCCCGCCGGGCCGGGGTCACCATCCCGATCCTGCCGGGCATCATGCCGATCACCTCGCCCGCGCGACTGCGGCGGGTGCTCGAGCTGACGGGGGAGCAGCTGCCGGCCGAGCTCGCCGTCGCGCTCGAGGTCGAGCCGACCGCCGAGGGACAGCGCGCCGTGGGTGTCGCGCACGCGGCGCAGCTGGTGAGGGACGTCGTCGACGGTGGGGCACCGGGCGTGCACCTCTACGCGTTCAACAGCCACGACACCGTCCTCGACGTCCTGACGCGGGCCGGGCTGCTCGACCCCGTCCCGCGCATGTCCCGCCCCGTCCACTGA
- the metE gene encoding 5-methyltetrahydropteroyltriglutamate--homocysteine S-methyltransferase: protein MTDPRPPFPRGTILGYPRIGRRRELKRAVEAHWSGASDLEALERTAADLRRATRERLADLGLGKADSSIPESFSFYDQVHDAAVTVGALPARFGARRADDGQIGLGAYFAAARGAGEAAPLEMTKWFDTNYHYLVPEIGPETVFALSSDRLARQVAEAKVDGFTVRPVIVGPVTLLALAKASDAAPAGFDPVSRLDDLLPVYADLLASLRAAGAEWVQLEEPALVSESLPADPARLAEAAGRAYRALGAAVDRPAVLVAAPYAQLSVEAWTALAAAPIEAIAIDLTRGGVPAAVDGLAGKTVVAGVIDGRNVWRGDLEAAWRRLGELERLGAGALAAGTSTSLQHVPHDVADEPALSARLASWLAFADQKVGQVVTLATGLAGGREAIGDALDEASAALADRRSAPGVRDGAVRVRTGALAEEDFDRGSYTARVAAQDEKLDLPVLPTTTIGSFPQTDEIRRARARHGRGELDAAEYDRFLRDEIARVVAVQEDLGLDVLVHGEAERNDMVQYFAEHLDGFAVTVNGWVQSYGSRATRPSILWGDVARPAPITVPWSAFAQTLTHKPMKGMLTGPVTILAWSFVRDDQPLSETANQVALALRDEIADLEAAGIHVIQVDEPALRELLPLKRADQRSYLDWSVRSFRLATGGAAAGTQVHTHLCYSEFDAVIDAIAALDADVTSIEAARSRGEVIGDIASSGFAAGIGPGVYDIHSPRVPSVAEISQLLDRAVAELPLRRVWVNPDCGLKTRGYAETVASLRNLVEATREVRATVGG from the coding sequence ATGACCGACCCCCGCCCGCCCTTCCCTCGAGGCACGATCCTCGGCTATCCGCGCATCGGGCGCCGCCGCGAGCTGAAGAGAGCCGTGGAGGCGCACTGGTCCGGCGCCAGCGACCTCGAGGCACTGGAGCGCACCGCCGCCGATCTCCGCCGCGCCACGCGGGAACGCCTCGCCGACCTCGGCCTGGGCAAAGCGGACTCCTCGATCCCGGAGTCCTTCTCGTTCTACGACCAGGTCCACGACGCCGCGGTCACCGTCGGTGCGCTGCCCGCGCGCTTCGGCGCACGCCGAGCCGACGACGGGCAGATCGGCCTCGGCGCCTACTTCGCGGCCGCCCGCGGAGCCGGTGAGGCTGCACCCCTCGAGATGACCAAGTGGTTCGACACCAACTACCACTACCTCGTCCCCGAGATCGGGCCCGAGACGGTGTTCGCCCTGTCGAGCGACCGCCTCGCGCGACAGGTCGCCGAGGCGAAGGTCGACGGCTTCACCGTCCGGCCCGTGATCGTCGGTCCCGTCACGCTCCTCGCGCTGGCGAAGGCGTCGGATGCCGCTCCCGCCGGCTTCGACCCGGTAAGCCGCCTGGACGACCTGCTGCCGGTGTACGCCGATCTGCTGGCGAGCCTCCGCGCTGCGGGGGCGGAGTGGGTGCAGCTGGAGGAGCCTGCGCTCGTGAGCGAAAGCCTGCCTGCCGACCCCGCGAGGCTGGCGGAGGCCGCCGGCCGGGCGTATCGAGCACTCGGCGCCGCCGTCGACCGGCCCGCGGTGCTCGTCGCCGCCCCCTACGCGCAGCTCTCGGTCGAGGCGTGGACGGCGCTCGCCGCAGCGCCGATCGAGGCGATCGCGATCGACCTGACTCGCGGCGGGGTCCCGGCGGCCGTCGACGGCCTCGCGGGCAAGACGGTGGTCGCCGGTGTGATCGACGGGCGCAACGTGTGGCGCGGCGACCTCGAAGCGGCATGGCGGCGCCTCGGCGAGCTCGAACGGCTCGGTGCCGGCGCGCTGGCGGCGGGGACATCGACGTCCTTGCAGCACGTGCCGCACGACGTCGCCGACGAGCCGGCGCTGTCTGCGCGTCTGGCGTCCTGGCTGGCGTTCGCCGACCAGAAGGTCGGCCAGGTGGTGACGCTGGCGACCGGTCTGGCGGGCGGCCGCGAGGCGATCGGGGACGCCCTCGACGAGGCATCCGCGGCGCTGGCCGACCGACGGTCGGCCCCGGGTGTGCGCGACGGGGCGGTGCGCGTCCGCACCGGCGCGCTCGCGGAAGAGGACTTCGATCGCGGCTCGTACACCGCACGCGTCGCCGCGCAGGACGAGAAGCTCGACTTGCCGGTGCTGCCGACGACGACCATCGGATCGTTCCCCCAGACGGACGAGATCCGCCGCGCCCGCGCGCGACACGGCCGAGGCGAGCTCGACGCGGCGGAGTACGACCGGTTCCTCCGGGACGAGATCGCCCGGGTGGTGGCTGTCCAGGAGGACCTCGGGCTCGACGTCCTCGTCCACGGCGAAGCCGAGCGCAACGACATGGTGCAGTACTTCGCCGAGCACCTCGACGGCTTCGCCGTCACGGTCAACGGCTGGGTGCAGTCCTACGGCTCGCGCGCCACGCGCCCCTCCATCCTGTGGGGCGATGTGGCGCGGCCCGCGCCGATCACCGTCCCCTGGTCGGCCTTCGCGCAGACGCTCACCCACAAGCCGATGAAGGGGATGCTGACCGGACCCGTCACGATCCTGGCGTGGTCGTTCGTCCGCGACGACCAGCCGCTCAGCGAGACGGCGAACCAGGTCGCCCTCGCGCTGCGTGACGAGATCGCCGATCTCGAGGCGGCGGGGATCCACGTCATCCAGGTGGATGAGCCGGCGCTGCGCGAGCTGCTTCCGCTGAAGAGGGCCGATCAGCGGTCGTACCTGGATTGGTCGGTGCGCTCGTTCCGGCTCGCGACCGGGGGCGCGGCCGCCGGCACGCAGGTGCACACACACCTCTGCTACTCCGAGTTCGACGCCGTGATCGACGCCATCGCGGCGCTCGATGCGGACGTCACGTCGATCGAGGCCGCTCGCAGCCGCGGCGAGGTCATCGGCGACATCGCGTCGTCGGGCTTCGCTGCCGGCATCGGCCCGGGGGTCTACGACATCCACTCGCCACGAGTGCCGTCCGTCGCCGAGATCTCGCAGCTGCTCGACCGCGCCGTCGCCGAGCTCCCGCTGCGTCGTGTCTGGGTCAATCCCGACTGCGGCCTCAAGACGCGCGGGTACGCCGAGACGGTGGCCTCGCTGCGCAACCTCGTCGAGGCGACCCGGGAGGTGCGGGCGACCGTGGGCGGTTAG
- the lexA gene encoding transcriptional repressor LexA → MSDAAGRDKPQTRRRKSLSDKQLAILEVIQRSIARHGYPPSMREIGDAVGLKSLSSVTHQLNQLELSGYLRRDAGKTRAMEVLIDLPGMATESPADTTPSLGDAALVPLVGRIAAGVPITAEQQVEEIFPLPRQLVGKGDLFMLKVSGESMIDAAICDGDWVVVRAQATADNGDIVAAMLDGEATVKTLRQRDGHTWLLPRNSAFEPILGDEATVLGKVVAVLRAV, encoded by the coding sequence ATGAGCGACGCAGCCGGGCGCGACAAGCCCCAGACTCGTCGGCGCAAGAGCCTCAGCGACAAGCAGCTCGCGATCCTCGAAGTGATCCAGCGCTCGATCGCCCGGCACGGCTATCCGCCGAGCATGCGGGAGATCGGCGACGCCGTGGGGCTGAAGTCGCTGTCGAGCGTCACCCACCAGCTGAACCAGCTGGAGCTCAGCGGCTACCTGCGACGGGACGCCGGCAAGACCCGGGCGATGGAGGTGCTCATCGACCTGCCAGGCATGGCCACCGAGAGCCCCGCCGACACCACCCCCTCGCTGGGCGACGCCGCGCTGGTGCCGCTCGTCGGCCGGATCGCCGCGGGCGTGCCCATCACCGCGGAGCAGCAGGTGGAGGAGATCTTCCCGCTGCCGCGCCAGCTCGTCGGCAAGGGCGACCTGTTCATGCTCAAGGTGTCCGGCGAGTCGATGATCGACGCCGCGATCTGCGACGGGGACTGGGTGGTCGTCCGTGCCCAGGCGACGGCCGACAACGGCGACATCGTGGCGGCGATGCTCGACGGCGAGGCCACGGTCAAGACCCTGCGGCAGCGCGACGGCCACACGTGGCTGCTGCCGCGCAACTCCGCCTTCGAGCCGATCCTCGGTGATGAGGCGACCGTTCTCGGCAAGGTCGTCGCGGTGCTGCGTGCCGTCTGA
- a CDS encoding LysM peptidoglycan-binding domain-containing protein has protein sequence MTAIAYTTSAPSSPRPTRLRLTARGRRVIAAAAAMPAAIALAAAVIGGGAALASRDAGAPTGSFETITVAHGDSLWTIAEELAPEHDPRDVVDAIARLNALDSVTVQPGQSLAIPTEYDPSR, from the coding sequence ATGACTGCGATCGCCTACACGACGTCCGCTCCCTCGTCGCCGCGCCCGACCCGTCTGCGACTGACGGCTCGCGGCCGCCGCGTCATCGCGGCAGCGGCCGCGATGCCTGCCGCGATCGCCCTGGCCGCCGCCGTGATCGGCGGGGGCGCGGCTCTGGCCTCGCGCGACGCCGGCGCGCCGACGGGGTCGTTCGAGACGATCACTGTCGCGCACGGCGACTCCCTCTGGACGATCGCCGAAGAGCTGGCACCCGAGCATGATCCGCGCGACGTGGTCGACGCCATCGCCCGCCTGAACGCGCTCGACAGCGTGACCGTCCAACCCGGTCAGAGCTTGGCCATCCCCACGGAGTACGACCCGTCGAGGTGA
- a CDS encoding histidinol-phosphate transaminase has protein sequence MGRVSARLEDLPLRADLRGQKPYGAPQAPLPVALNVNENTHPVPQDVADDILDAVALALRDVNRYPDREFTALREGFADYLGHGLTREQVWAANGSNEVLQHLLQAFAGPGRRAFGFGPTYSMYPLLTRGTGAEWVAGTRSTDYTVEPADAAAQVADAAPAVVFLCSPNNPTGTPLGLDVVEAVYEATDGIVIVDEAYFEFAPHDERSALTLLPGRERLVVSRTMSKAFAFAGARVGYLAADPALIDALRLVRLPYHLSALTQAAATAALRHAPTMLGMVDEIVGQRERISATVEALGYTPHDSWTNFVLFGGVADPAATWQALYDQGVLIRDVGIANHLRVTAGTEEETTAFLDALASVGSSA, from the coding sequence ATGGGACGGGTGAGTGCACGTCTCGAAGACCTCCCTCTCCGCGCCGATCTCCGCGGGCAGAAGCCCTACGGCGCACCGCAGGCGCCTTTGCCGGTCGCGCTCAACGTCAACGAGAACACGCACCCGGTGCCGCAGGATGTCGCCGACGACATCCTGGACGCCGTGGCGCTCGCACTGCGGGATGTGAACCGGTATCCCGACCGGGAGTTCACGGCGCTGCGCGAGGGGTTCGCCGACTACCTCGGCCACGGCCTCACGCGTGAACAGGTCTGGGCTGCCAACGGCTCGAACGAGGTGCTGCAGCACCTGCTCCAGGCTTTCGCGGGACCGGGTCGCAGGGCGTTCGGCTTCGGCCCCACGTACTCGATGTATCCCCTGCTCACGCGGGGAACGGGCGCCGAGTGGGTCGCCGGCACGCGATCGACCGACTACACCGTCGAGCCGGCCGACGCCGCCGCGCAGGTGGCCGATGCGGCCCCGGCCGTCGTGTTCCTCTGCTCGCCGAACAACCCGACAGGCACGCCCCTGGGCCTGGACGTCGTCGAGGCGGTCTACGAGGCGACCGACGGCATCGTGATCGTGGATGAGGCGTACTTCGAGTTCGCCCCGCACGATGAGCGCTCGGCGCTGACCCTGCTCCCCGGCCGCGAGCGGCTCGTGGTCTCGCGCACGATGAGCAAGGCCTTCGCGTTCGCCGGCGCCCGCGTCGGCTACCTCGCCGCCGACCCCGCGCTGATCGACGCCCTCCGGCTCGTGCGCCTGCCCTACCACCTCAGCGCCCTCACGCAGGCCGCCGCGACCGCCGCGCTGCGCCACGCCCCCACCATGCTGGGGATGGTCGACGAGATCGTCGGTCAGCGCGAGCGGATCTCGGCCACGGTCGAGGCGCTCGGCTACACGCCGCACGACTCGTGGACGAACTTCGTGCTGTTCGGTGGAGTGGCCGATCCCGCGGCGACGTGGCAGGCGCTCTACGACCAGGGCGTGCTCATCCGCGACGTGGGAATCGCGAATCACCTCAGGGTCACCGCGGGCACCGAGGAGGAGACCACCGCGTTCCTGGACGCACTGGCCTCGGTAGGATCGAGCGCATGA
- the hisB gene encoding imidazoleglycerol-phosphate dehydratase HisB, producing the protein MSAATRTASLRRATSESTVELELDLDGTGRSRIDTTVPFFDHMLTAFAKHSLTDLTVRASGDTDIDAHHTVEDISIVLGQAIREALGDKAGISRYGDALVPLDEALAQAVVDISGRPYLMHTGEPAGFEHHLIGGHFTGSLVRHSFEAVSYNAALTVHVRVLAGRDPHHIAEAEYKAFARAFRQAKALDPLVDGIPSTKGAL; encoded by the coding sequence ATGAGCGCCGCAACCCGCACCGCCTCGCTGCGACGGGCGACGAGCGAATCCACGGTCGAGCTCGAGCTGGACCTCGACGGCACCGGGCGCAGCCGCATCGACACCACGGTGCCCTTCTTCGACCACATGCTGACCGCGTTCGCCAAGCACTCGCTCACCGATCTCACCGTCCGCGCCTCTGGTGACACCGACATCGATGCGCACCACACCGTCGAAGACATCTCCATCGTCCTGGGTCAGGCCATCCGAGAAGCCCTCGGCGACAAGGCCGGCATCTCGCGCTACGGCGACGCACTGGTGCCTCTCGACGAAGCGCTCGCGCAGGCCGTCGTCGACATCAGCGGCCGCCCCTACCTCATGCACACCGGCGAGCCGGCCGGGTTCGAGCACCACCTCATCGGCGGCCACTTCACCGGGTCGCTGGTGCGTCACAGCTTCGAGGCCGTCTCGTACAACGCGGCCCTGACCGTCCACGTGCGCGTCCTCGCGGGCCGCGATCCGCATCACATCGCCGAGGCGGAGTACAAGGCCTTCGCCCGGGCCTTCCGGCAGGCCAAGGCGCTCGACCCGCTCGTCGACGGCATCCCGAGCACGAAAGGCGCCCTATGA
- the hisH gene encoding imidazole glycerol phosphate synthase subunit HisH: MSAGASSDRERPLVAVLDYGSGNVHSAVKALVAAGADARLTSDRGLVMEADGLFVPGVGAFRAVAEALRASRGDELIERRLAGGRPVIGVCVGMQIFFERGVERGVDTEGMGEWPGVVTELDAPVLPHMGWNTVQPGEGSRLFRGIEDERFYFVHSFGAQKWLLDVQPPFPEPVLTWCEYGTPFLAAVENGPLSATQFHPEKSGEAGIRLLSNWIEGLGGDNL, translated from the coding sequence ATGAGCGCTGGCGCGTCCTCCGACCGCGAGAGGCCGCTCGTCGCCGTCCTGGACTACGGGTCGGGCAACGTGCACTCCGCCGTCAAGGCGCTGGTCGCGGCCGGAGCCGACGCCCGGCTGACGTCCGACCGCGGTCTCGTGATGGAGGCGGACGGCCTGTTCGTCCCCGGCGTGGGTGCGTTCCGCGCCGTCGCCGAAGCGCTGCGCGCCAGCCGCGGCGACGAGCTCATCGAGCGCCGGCTCGCCGGCGGGCGACCGGTGATCGGCGTCTGCGTCGGGATGCAGATCTTCTTCGAACGCGGCGTGGAGCGCGGCGTCGACACCGAGGGCATGGGGGAGTGGCCCGGAGTGGTGACCGAACTGGATGCCCCGGTCCTGCCGCACATGGGGTGGAACACCGTGCAGCCCGGCGAGGGCTCGCGCCTGTTCCGCGGCATCGAGGACGAACGGTTCTACTTCGTCCACTCGTTCGGCGCCCAGAAGTGGCTTCTCGACGTGCAGCCGCCGTTCCCCGAGCCGGTTCTGACGTGGTGCGAGTACGGCACGCCCTTCCTCGCCGCGGTCGAGAACGGACCGCTGTCGGCCACCCAGTTCCATCCCGAGAAGTCGGGGGAGGCCGGCATCCGGCTGCTCTCGAATTGGATCGAGGGGCTCGGCGGGGATAACCTCTGA
- the priA gene encoding bifunctional 1-(5-phosphoribosyl)-5-((5-phosphoribosylamino)methylideneamino)imidazole-4-carboxamide isomerase/phosphoribosylanthranilate isomerase PriA, with translation MNDFASTPELVLLPAVDVADGKAVRLTQGEAGTETNYGDPVDAALDFARQGARWIHLVDLDAAFGRGSNAGVLRKVIKQVRGVQVELSGGIRDDRTLEAALESGAARINLGTAALENPEWAADVIGRYGDVIAVGLDVRGTTLAARGWTRDGGDLWTVLDRLEAAGCSRYVVTDVTKDGTLKGPNLELLRELASRTPKPIVASGGVSSLDDIAALRELVPLGVEGAIVGKALYAGAFTLAEALDVAGH, from the coding sequence ATGAACGATTTCGCGTCCACCCCCGAGCTCGTCCTTCTGCCCGCCGTCGACGTCGCCGACGGCAAGGCCGTGCGTCTGACCCAGGGTGAGGCGGGCACCGAGACGAACTACGGCGATCCTGTCGACGCCGCCCTCGACTTCGCGCGGCAGGGCGCCCGGTGGATCCACCTGGTCGACCTCGACGCCGCGTTCGGCCGCGGGAGCAACGCCGGCGTGCTGCGCAAGGTGATCAAGCAGGTGCGCGGCGTGCAGGTGGAGCTGTCGGGCGGCATCCGCGATGACCGCACCCTCGAGGCTGCCCTCGAGAGTGGCGCCGCGCGCATCAACCTCGGCACCGCGGCGCTCGAGAATCCCGAGTGGGCCGCCGATGTGATCGGCCGCTACGGCGACGTGATCGCTGTCGGCCTCGACGTGCGCGGCACGACGCTGGCCGCCAGGGGGTGGACGCGGGACGGCGGCGACCTGTGGACCGTGCTCGACCGCCTCGAGGCGGCCGGCTGCAGCCGGTACGTGGTCACCGACGTCACCAAGGACGGCACCCTCAAGGGACCGAACCTGGAGCTCCTGCGCGAGCTCGCCTCGCGCACGCCCAAGCCGATCGTCGCGTCCGGCGGCGTGTCGAGCCTCGACGACATCGCAGCCCTGCGCGAGCTCGTGCCGCTCGGTGTCGAGGGTGCCATCGTGGGCAAGGCGCTGTACGCCGGCGCGTTCACGCTCGCCGAGGCACTGGATGTCGCCGGACACTGA
- a CDS encoding SseB family protein: MSPDTDRPSDGPGHPHGDRAADSAGVPWEGRGFHSNPHASDDGSADPALLAALTAFRAGSGSEREVVDAYRSARLLIPLMADKGDHGVGAHGIEVDKTQELSIVTVAAPDGRRVLPVFTSVDSMKKWDAAARPVPVEGVRTALAAAADDTDLIVIDPGSETEFVIRRPAVWAIGQSQPWEPSYLSAEVVAGLRESIGGELSVIDLVVDAGDPEARLRGPELIVKLQLMNGLEKAELDAVLARLAKRWAADDRIAVLVDSLTVKLVRS; this comes from the coding sequence ATGTCGCCGGACACTGATCGGCCGTCCGACGGTCCGGGCCACCCGCACGGAGACCGCGCCGCCGACTCGGCCGGGGTGCCGTGGGAGGGGAGGGGCTTCCACTCCAACCCGCACGCGTCTGACGACGGCTCGGCCGATCCGGCCTTGCTCGCCGCGCTGACGGCGTTCCGCGCCGGCTCGGGCTCAGAGCGCGAGGTCGTCGACGCGTACCGCAGCGCGCGACTGCTCATCCCGCTCATGGCCGACAAGGGCGATCACGGGGTGGGCGCACACGGAATCGAGGTCGACAAGACGCAGGAGCTGTCGATCGTGACCGTCGCCGCACCCGACGGGCGCCGGGTGCTCCCGGTGTTCACCTCGGTCGACAGCATGAAGAAGTGGGATGCCGCAGCCCGGCCTGTCCCGGTGGAGGGCGTCCGCACGGCTCTGGCCGCCGCGGCGGACGACACCGACCTCATCGTCATCGACCCGGGCTCCGAGACCGAGTTCGTCATCCGGCGCCCCGCCGTGTGGGCGATCGGCCAGTCGCAGCCGTGGGAACCGAGCTACTTGTCGGCCGAAGTCGTCGCGGGGCTCCGCGAGAGCATCGGGGGCGAGCTCTCGGTGATCGACCTCGTCGTCGACGCCGGCGACCCCGAGGCGCGTCTGCGCGGTCCCGAGCTCATCGTGAAGCTCCAGCTGATGAACGGCCTCGAGAAGGCCGAGCTGGACGCCGTGCTCGCTCGCCTCGCCAAGCGCTGGGCGGCCGACGACCGGATCGCAGTGCTCGTCGACTCGCTGACGGTCAAGCTCGTCCGCTCCTGA